The Pseudomonas eucalypticola genome has a window encoding:
- a CDS encoding L-carnitine dehydrogenase gives MTFITEIKTFAALGSGVIGSGWVARALAHGLDVVAWDPAPGAEAALRKRVANAWPALVQNGLAAGASRERLQFVDTVEACVRNADFIQESAPERLDLKLELHARISAAAKPDALIGSSTSGLLPSEFYEGAVHPERCVVGHPFNPVYLLPLVEVVGGQQTAPEAVQAAIKVYQALGMRPLHVRKEVPGFIADRLLEALWREALHLVNDGVATTGEIDDAIRFGAGLRWSFMGTFLTYTLAGGDAGMRHFMNQFGPALKLPWTYLPAPELSDKLIDDVVDGTTEQLGRHSISALERYRDDCLLAVLEAVRATKARHGMEFSE, from the coding sequence ATGACCTTCATCACCGAAATCAAAACCTTTGCCGCCCTGGGCAGCGGTGTCATCGGCAGCGGCTGGGTTGCCCGCGCCCTGGCCCACGGCCTGGACGTGGTCGCCTGGGACCCTGCCCCCGGCGCTGAAGCGGCGCTGCGCAAGCGCGTCGCCAACGCCTGGCCGGCCCTGGTGCAAAACGGCCTGGCAGCGGGTGCGTCTCGGGAACGCCTGCAATTTGTCGACACGGTGGAGGCCTGCGTGCGCAACGCTGACTTCATCCAGGAGAGCGCCCCCGAACGGCTGGACCTCAAGCTGGAGCTTCACGCCAGGATCAGCGCGGCGGCCAAGCCCGATGCGCTGATCGGCTCCAGCACTTCGGGCCTGCTGCCCAGTGAGTTCTACGAAGGCGCTGTCCACCCGGAACGCTGCGTGGTAGGCCATCCCTTCAACCCGGTTTACCTGTTGCCGCTGGTGGAAGTGGTGGGCGGCCAGCAGACGGCGCCCGAAGCGGTGCAGGCGGCGATCAAGGTCTACCAGGCACTGGGCATGCGCCCGCTGCACGTGCGCAAGGAAGTGCCCGGTTTCATCGCCGACCGGCTACTGGAAGCGCTGTGGCGCGAAGCCTTGCACCTGGTCAACGACGGGGTAGCCACCACCGGTGAAATCGACGATGCCATTCGCTTCGGCGCTGGCCTGCGCTGGTCGTTCATGGGCACCTTCCTGACCTACACCCTGGCGGGCGGCGACGCTGGCATGCGCCACTTCATGAACCAATTCGGCCCGGCCCTGAAGCTGCCCTGGACCTACCTTCCCGCGCCGGAACTGAGCGACAAACTGATCGATGACGTGGTCGACGGCACCACCGAGCAATTGGGCAGGCACAGCATCAGCGCCCTGGAACGCTACCGCGACGACTGCCTGCTGGCAGTACTGGAAGCAGTGCGTGCGACCAAGGCCAGACATGGCATGGAGTTCAGCGAATGA
- a CDS encoding MFS transporter, with protein sequence MNQRAAVDVKAWIDTRAISPYQWLVLALCSLIILFDGYDAAVMGFIAPALSQDWSLAPAQMGLILGAAMFGVALGALVAGPYSDRLGRKRVLLVSIASFGLFSVLCVFARNPYEMALLRFLTGLGLGAVMPNCVTLVSEYMPERRRGLLITLMYCGFNIGSGAGGFIAAGLLPHGGWKAVLLVGGLGPLLTLPILVWLLPESALYMVVRNHAQGSIAGVLAHMGGTFAHGTRFVLKTPAIDNKAQVLKLFSKGYAQGTLMLWLTYFMGLFVIYLLNGWLPTIMRTSGLSLEKAAVTAGLFQLGGTLGGLLVGSLMDHFQARKKVIGLFYLLGMCCLLAEGIFGFGPAVLGMLVFVSGLCVNGAQTGLQAFSPTFYPTDMRATGVSWMHGIGRSGAIISSSMGGLLLGAFPGTTSIFIVLSVPALFAALAIVNHRNAVVTPPLKPAPRLLEAPAR encoded by the coding sequence ATGAACCAGCGTGCAGCCGTTGACGTCAAGGCGTGGATCGACACCCGTGCCATCTCCCCCTATCAGTGGCTGGTGCTTGCACTGTGCTCCTTGATCATCCTGTTCGATGGCTACGATGCGGCGGTCATGGGCTTCATTGCCCCTGCCCTGTCCCAGGACTGGAGCCTTGCGCCGGCCCAGATGGGCCTGATCCTCGGCGCCGCGATGTTTGGCGTAGCCCTGGGCGCGCTGGTGGCCGGCCCCTACTCCGACCGCCTGGGCCGCAAGCGGGTGCTGCTGGTGTCCATTGCCAGCTTCGGTTTGTTCAGCGTGCTGTGTGTGTTCGCTCGCAACCCCTATGAAATGGCGTTGCTGCGCTTCCTGACCGGATTGGGCCTGGGCGCCGTGATGCCCAATTGCGTGACGCTCGTGTCGGAATACATGCCCGAGCGCCGTCGCGGCCTGTTGATCACCCTGATGTACTGCGGTTTCAACATCGGCTCCGGCGCGGGCGGTTTCATCGCCGCCGGGCTGTTGCCACACGGTGGCTGGAAGGCGGTTTTGCTGGTGGGGGGGCTTGGTCCACTGCTGACACTGCCGATACTTGTCTGGCTGCTGCCCGAGTCGGCGCTGTACATGGTGGTTCGCAACCATGCCCAAGGCAGTATTGCTGGGGTCCTCGCCCATATGGGCGGTACCTTCGCCCACGGCACGCGCTTCGTGCTCAAGACCCCGGCCATCGACAACAAGGCCCAGGTCCTCAAGCTGTTTTCCAAAGGCTACGCCCAAGGCACCTTGATGCTGTGGCTGACCTATTTCATGGGGCTGTTCGTGATTTACCTGCTCAACGGCTGGCTGCCGACCATCATGCGCACCAGTGGGCTGAGCCTGGAAAAAGCCGCGGTCACCGCCGGCTTGTTTCAGCTGGGCGGCACCCTGGGTGGCCTGCTGGTGGGCAGCCTGATGGACCATTTCCAGGCGCGCAAGAAGGTCATCGGCCTGTTCTATCTGCTGGGCATGTGCTGCCTGCTGGCCGAGGGCATCTTCGGGTTTGGGCCAGCGGTCCTGGGCATGCTGGTGTTCGTCAGCGGCCTGTGCGTGAACGGTGCGCAAACCGGCCTGCAAGCCTTCTCGCCCACCTTCTACCCCACCGACATGCGCGCCACGGGGGTCAGCTGGATGCATGGCATTGGCCGTAGCGGCGCTATCATCAGCTCGTCCATGGGCGGCCTGCTGCTGGGTGCGTTCCCTGGTACCACCAGTATCTTCATCGTGTTGTCGGTGCCAGCGCTGTTCGCCGCGCTGGCCATCGTCAACCACCGCAATGCCGTAGTGACTCCACCGCTCAAGCCTGCCCCGCGCCTGCTTGAAGCACCTGCCCGATGA
- a CDS encoding thioesterase family protein, producing the protein MITYQTPVLEEWVDYNGHLRDAFYLLIFSYATDAFMTEIGVDPIRDQHSLFTLECHLNYLHEVKRDALVQVRTQVIAHDRKRLHLHHSLMLADESAPVAVTEQMLLHVDLNGPRSADFNATTVHRLNSVIEQQTHLPAPSHCGRTIGLDPN; encoded by the coding sequence ATGATCACCTACCAAACGCCGGTGCTGGAAGAGTGGGTGGACTACAACGGGCACCTGCGCGATGCCTTCTACTTGCTGATTTTCAGCTATGCCACCGACGCCTTCATGACGGAAATTGGCGTGGACCCCATCAGGGACCAGCATTCACTGTTTACCCTGGAATGCCACCTCAACTACCTGCACGAAGTAAAACGCGATGCCCTCGTGCAAGTGCGCACGCAGGTCATTGCCCATGACAGGAAGCGTTTGCACCTTCACCACAGCCTGATGCTCGCAGATGAAAGCGCCCCAGTTGCCGTGACCGAACAGATGCTGCTGCACGTGGATTTGAACGGCCCCCGTTCCGCCGACTTCAACGCCACGACAGTGCACCGGTTGAACAGCGTCATCGAGCAACAAACGCACTTGCCAGCCCCTTCCCACTGCGGCAGAACCATTGGTCTCGACCCGAATTGA
- a CDS encoding 3-keto-5-aminohexanoate cleavage protein — protein MNHDVIITCALTGAGDTTGKSHLVPITPKQIAAAAVEAAKAGATVVHCHVRDPHTGRFSRDVALYREVMARIREADIDIIVNLTAGMGGDLEIGSGETPMEFGPGTDLVGPLTRLAHVEELLPEICTLDCGTLNFGDGDSIYVSTPAQLRAGAKRITELGVKAELEIFDTGHLWFAKQMIKEGLLHDPLFQLCLGIPWGAPADTTTMKAMVDNLPANAVWAGFGIGRMQMPMAAQAVLLGGNVRVGLEDNLWLEKGVLATNGQLVERVSEILVRLGARVLTPAEGRAKMNLIRRT, from the coding sequence ATGAACCACGACGTCATTATCACCTGCGCCCTCACCGGTGCCGGCGACACCACCGGCAAGAGCCACCTGGTACCCATCACCCCCAAGCAGATCGCCGCCGCCGCGGTGGAAGCCGCCAAGGCCGGCGCCACTGTTGTGCACTGCCACGTTCGCGACCCGCACACCGGCAGATTCAGCCGAGATGTGGCGCTGTACCGGGAAGTGATGGCGCGCATTCGCGAGGCCGACATCGACATCATCGTCAACCTCACCGCTGGCATGGGCGGCGACCTGGAAATCGGCTCCGGCGAAACCCCCATGGAGTTTGGGCCCGGTACCGACCTGGTTGGTCCTCTGACCCGCCTGGCCCACGTGGAAGAACTGTTGCCGGAAATATGCACCCTGGACTGCGGCACGCTCAACTTCGGCGACGGCGACAGCATTTACGTTTCAACACCCGCCCAACTGCGCGCCGGAGCCAAGCGCATCACCGAGCTGGGGGTGAAGGCCGAACTGGAAATTTTCGACACCGGCCACCTGTGGTTCGCCAAACAGATGATCAAGGAAGGCCTGCTGCACGATCCGCTGTTCCAGCTATGCCTGGGCATCCCCTGGGGCGCGCCGGCCGACACCACCACGATGAAAGCCATGGTCGACAACCTGCCCGCGAACGCGGTGTGGGCCGGCTTCGGTATTGGCCGCATGCAAATGCCCATGGCCGCGCAAGCGGTGTTGCTGGGCGGCAACGTGCGCGTGGGCCTGGAAGACAACCTGTGGCTGGAAAAAGGCGTACTGGCAACCAACGGCCAACTGGTGGAACGCGTCAGCGAGATCCTTGTCCGCCTGGGCGCTCGCGTACTCACACCGGCCGAAGGCCGAGCCAAGATGAACCTGATTCGTCGCACCTGA
- a CDS encoding GlxA family transcriptional regulator, protein MTSFNSGAQPQTRTPQSIGFLLLDNFTLISLASAVEPLRMANQLSGRELYRWTTLSVDGGQVWASDGLQITPDAAMHKAPAMDTVIVCGGIGIQRTVTREHVTWLQSQARQSKRLGAVCTGSWALACAGLLDGFDCSVHWECLASMQEAFPRVAMSTRLFTLDRNRFTSSGGTAPLDMMLHLISRDHGRELSAAISEMFVYERIRNEQDHQRVPLKHMLGTNQPKLQEIVALMEANLEEPIDLDELAVYVSVSRRQLERLFQKYLHCSPSRYYLKLRLIRARQLLKQTPMSIIEVASVCGFVSTPHFSKCYREYFGIPPRDERVGSNTTQQVAMMPIPQAMVLAPLSGPMSALSQARNESTFASVRI, encoded by the coding sequence ATGACGTCGTTCAACTCCGGGGCCCAACCCCAGACCCGTACGCCTCAATCCATCGGCTTTCTGCTGCTGGATAATTTCACGCTGATTTCCCTGGCCTCCGCAGTCGAACCGCTGCGCATGGCCAACCAGCTGTCCGGCCGCGAGCTGTATCGCTGGACCACCCTGAGCGTGGACGGCGGGCAGGTGTGGGCCAGCGACGGCCTGCAGATCACCCCGGACGCGGCCATGCACAAGGCGCCGGCCATGGACACGGTGATTGTGTGCGGCGGTATCGGCATACAGCGCACGGTCACCCGCGAGCACGTCACCTGGCTGCAAAGCCAGGCCCGCCAGTCCAAGCGCCTGGGCGCGGTGTGTACCGGCAGCTGGGCGCTGGCGTGCGCCGGTCTGCTCGACGGTTTCGATTGCAGCGTGCACTGGGAATGCCTGGCCTCCATGCAGGAGGCTTTCCCGCGGGTGGCCATGAGCACGCGCCTGTTCACCCTGGACCGCAACCGTTTCACCAGCTCGGGCGGCACCGCGCCGCTGGACATGATGCTGCACCTGATCAGCCGCGACCATGGTCGCGAGCTGTCGGCGGCCATCTCGGAGATGTTCGTCTACGAGCGCATTCGCAATGAACAGGACCACCAGCGCGTGCCGCTCAAGCACATGCTGGGCACCAACCAGCCGAAGCTGCAGGAAATCGTCGCGCTGATGGAAGCCAACCTGGAAGAGCCCATCGACCTGGATGAGCTGGCGGTGTACGTGTCGGTTTCGCGCCGCCAGCTGGAGCGGCTGTTCCAGAAGTACCTGCATTGCTCGCCGTCGCGTTATTACCTCAAGCTGCGCTTGATCCGCGCCCGGCAACTGCTCAAGCAGACGCCCATGTCGATCATCGAGGTGGCGTCGGTCTGCGGGTTCGTGTCTACGCCGCACTTTTCCAAGTGCTACCGCGAATACTTCGGCATTCCGCCACGTGACGAGCGCGTGGGGTCCAACACCACCCAGCAAGTGGCGATGATGCCGATCCCGCAGGCCATGGTGCTGGCGCCGCTGTCGGGGCCGATGTCGGCGTTGAGCCAGGCGCGCAACGAGTCGACGTTCGCCAGCGTCAGGATCTGA
- the choX gene encoding choline ABC transporter substrate-binding protein: protein MKRLISCCLLMLTGTAVLSAAQAAEPQSCKNVRLGVVNWTDVMATSAMTQVLLDGLGYQTKQTSASQQIIFAGIRDQRLDMFLGYWNPLMTQTITPFVEQNQVKVLAEPSLKDARATLAVPTYLAEKGLKTFSDIATFKKELGGKIYGIEPGSGANKQIKDMIAKNQFGLGDFQLVESSEAGMLSAVTRATQRNEAIVFFGWAPHPMNVNLKMTYLSGSQDALGPNEGMATVWTVTAPDYASRCPNVGKLLTNLTFSAADESRMMQPLLDHKDALASAKAWLQAHPEDRKRWLAGVTTFDGKPAEQNLQLTSTP from the coding sequence ATGAAAAGACTGATCAGCTGCTGTCTGCTGATGCTCACCGGTACCGCGGTGCTCTCGGCCGCCCAGGCCGCCGAACCGCAAAGCTGCAAGAACGTGCGCCTGGGTGTGGTGAACTGGACCGACGTGATGGCCACCAGTGCCATGACCCAGGTACTGCTCGACGGCCTCGGTTACCAGACCAAACAGACCAGCGCGTCGCAGCAGATCATCTTCGCGGGTATTCGAGACCAGCGACTGGATATGTTCCTCGGGTACTGGAACCCGCTGATGACCCAGACCATTACCCCTTTCGTGGAACAGAACCAGGTGAAAGTGCTGGCCGAACCGAGCCTCAAGGACGCCCGCGCTACCCTTGCGGTGCCCACCTACCTGGCGGAAAAAGGCCTGAAGACATTCAGCGACATCGCCACATTCAAGAAGGAGTTGGGGGGCAAGATCTACGGCATCGAGCCTGGCTCGGGTGCCAACAAGCAGATCAAGGACATGATCGCCAAGAACCAGTTCGGCCTCGGCGACTTCCAACTGGTGGAGTCCAGTGAGGCGGGCATGCTGTCGGCCGTGACCCGCGCGACCCAGCGCAATGAGGCCATTGTGTTCTTCGGCTGGGCGCCGCACCCCATGAACGTGAACCTGAAGATGACCTACCTCAGCGGTAGCCAGGACGCGCTAGGCCCGAACGAAGGCATGGCCACGGTGTGGACGGTCACTGCGCCGGACTATGCCAGCCGTTGCCCCAATGTCGGCAAATTGCTCACCAACCTGACCTTCAGCGCCGCCGACGAGAGCCGCATGATGCAGCCGCTGCTGGACCACAAGGACGCCTTGGCCTCAGCCAAGGCCTGGCTCCAGGCGCACCCCGAAGACCGGAAACGCTGGCTGGCCGGTGTGACCACCTTCGACGGCAAGCCGGCCGAACAGAATTTGCAACTCACCTCTACCCCCTGA
- a CDS encoding L-serine ammonia-lyase, protein MAISVFDLFKIGIGPSSSHTVGPMRAAALFVQGLRERGELEQVQRVEVRLYGSLSATGVGHGSDNAVIMGLMGEWPDAVDPSTIGLHIATLRETDTLQLAGARAIPFVWQRDMLLLDENLPYHPNAMTLVAETAEGRPLHRDTYYSVGGGFVVDSAQAASGVLDADNTVLPYDFNTAVELLELCEKNDLRVSQLMMANEKVWRSEEEIRAGLMKLWHAMQDCVEHGLKHEGILPGGLNVRRRAARLHRSLQELNKPNVIGSTMSAMEWVNLFALAVNEENAAGGRMVTAPTNGAAGIIPAVLHYYMKFSDEVSEANVVDYLLAAAAIGILCKKNASISGAEVGCQGEVGSACAMAAAGLAEILGATPAQLENAAEIGLEHNLGLTCDPVGGLVQVPCIERNAIAAVKAINAAQMALRGDGQHFISLDRVIRTMRDTGADMHDKYKETSRGGLAVSAIEC, encoded by the coding sequence ATGGCGATCAGCGTGTTTGACCTGTTCAAGATAGGCATCGGGCCGTCCAGCTCCCACACGGTGGGGCCTATGCGTGCCGCCGCCCTGTTCGTGCAGGGCCTGCGTGAGCGCGGTGAGCTGGAACAGGTGCAACGCGTCGAGGTGCGCCTGTACGGTTCGCTGTCCGCCACGGGGGTCGGCCACGGCAGCGACAACGCGGTCATCATGGGGCTGATGGGCGAATGGCCCGATGCAGTGGACCCTTCCACGATCGGCCTGCACATCGCCACCCTGCGTGAAACCGACACGCTGCAACTGGCGGGTGCCCGGGCAATCCCCTTCGTGTGGCAGCGCGACATGCTGTTGCTGGACGAAAACCTGCCCTACCACCCCAACGCCATGACCCTGGTCGCCGAAACCGCCGAAGGTCGCCCATTGCACCGCGATACCTACTATTCGGTGGGGGGCGGCTTCGTCGTCGATTCAGCCCAAGCGGCCAGTGGCGTGCTGGACGCCGACAACACGGTGTTGCCCTACGACTTCAATACGGCGGTCGAACTGCTGGAGTTGTGCGAGAAAAACGACTTGCGCGTGTCGCAGTTGATGATGGCGAATGAAAAGGTATGGCGCAGCGAGGAGGAGATTCGCGCCGGCCTGATGAAACTCTGGCATGCCATGCAGGATTGCGTGGAGCATGGCCTCAAGCACGAGGGCATCCTGCCCGGCGGCCTCAATGTGCGGCGGCGCGCGGCGCGCCTGCACCGTAGCCTGCAAGAGCTGAACAAGCCCAACGTGATCGGCTCCACCATGAGCGCCATGGAATGGGTGAACCTGTTCGCCCTGGCGGTCAACGAAGAGAATGCCGCGGGCGGGCGCATGGTCACGGCACCGACCAACGGCGCGGCGGGGATCATCCCTGCGGTGCTGCATTACTACATGAAGTTCAGCGACGAGGTCAGCGAGGCCAACGTCGTTGACTACCTGTTGGCGGCTGCGGCCATTGGCATCCTGTGCAAGAAGAATGCATCCATTTCGGGCGCCGAGGTAGGGTGCCAGGGCGAGGTCGGCTCAGCCTGTGCCATGGCCGCCGCCGGCTTGGCGGAAATCCTCGGCGCCACCCCGGCGCAATTGGAGAATGCCGCGGAAATCGGCCTGGAGCACAACCTCGGTCTGACCTGCGACCCGGTCGGCGGCCTGGTGCAGGTGCCGTGCATCGAGCGCAACGCCATTGCCGCGGTGAAAGCCATCAATGCCGCGCAGATGGCCCTGCGCGGTGACGGCCAGCACTTTATCTCCTTGGACAGGGTGATCCGCACCATGCGCGACACCGGCGCCGACATGCATGACAAGTACAAGGAAACCTCGCGTGGCGGCCTGGCGGTCAGCGCCATCGAATGTTGA
- a CDS encoding amidohydrolase family protein, which translates to MSVLTQPKIDCHHHIFDPARFPYVADTQYRPEGHELGTAAHYSAVMQAYNIRHSLIVGPTSGYNTDNRCLLAALAERPGRSKGIAVVPLDIASDELAALKAQGVVGIAFNVAMLGTAPFLDVDGLMGRLAELELFAQVQVMDDQLPALMPLLKRNRTPLLIDHSGRPDVRAGVDQPAFQALLALAGQERTFVKLSGLSKFSRQAYPWSDGHPYQRALLEAFGAERCMWGSDWPFLRANERMDIGSLLLLLEQLFPDETVREQILWSTPKHLFGFADSLRS; encoded by the coding sequence ATGAGCGTATTGACCCAACCCAAGATCGACTGCCACCACCACATCTTCGACCCTGCCCGGTTTCCGTACGTGGCCGATACCCAGTACCGCCCCGAGGGCCATGAACTGGGTACCGCAGCGCATTACAGCGCGGTGATGCAGGCCTACAACATTCGCCACTCGTTGATCGTGGGCCCTACGTCGGGCTACAACACCGATAACCGCTGCCTGCTGGCGGCGCTCGCCGAACGCCCGGGGCGGTCCAAGGGCATCGCGGTGGTGCCGCTGGATATCGCCAGCGATGAGCTGGCGGCGCTCAAGGCGCAGGGCGTGGTCGGCATCGCGTTCAACGTCGCCATGCTCGGCACCGCACCGTTCCTGGATGTGGACGGCCTGATGGGGCGCCTGGCCGAACTGGAGCTGTTCGCCCAGGTGCAGGTGATGGACGATCAGTTGCCCGCGTTGATGCCATTGCTCAAGCGCAACCGCACGCCGCTGCTGATCGACCACAGTGGCCGCCCGGACGTACGCGCCGGCGTTGACCAGCCGGCGTTCCAGGCGCTGCTGGCGCTGGCCGGCCAGGAACGCACCTTCGTGAAGTTGTCGGGGCTGTCGAAGTTTTCCCGCCAAGCCTATCCCTGGTCCGACGGCCATCCCTACCAACGGGCACTGCTGGAAGCGTTCGGGGCCGAGCGCTGCATGTGGGGTTCGGACTGGCCGTTCCTGCGCGCCAACGAACGCATGGACATCGGCAGCCTGTTGCTGCTGCTAGAGCAGTTGTTCCCGGATGAAACCGTGCGCGAACAGATACTGTGGAGCACGCCCAAGCATCTGTTCGGCTTCGCCGATAGCCTCAGATCCTGA
- a CDS encoding choline ABC transporter substrate-binding protein, translated as MKGSPSLLLAAMLSLPMLAQAAEPAQCQTVNFSDVGWTDITVTTAVTSAVLQSLGYKTNTTMISVPVTYKSLADGKNMDVFLGNWMPTMENDIKPYRDAGTVETVRANLENAKYTLAVPQELYDKGLHDFADIAKFKKELDGKIYGIEPGNDGNRLIQSMIDKNAFGLKDAGFKVVESSEAGMLSQVDRAQRRNTAVVFLGWEPHPMNTRFKIKYLTGGDDYFGPNFGQATIYTNVRKGYTQECSNVGQLLKNLSFTLPMESSLMGNVLDDKMKPDAAAKAWLKKNPQVLETWLAGVTTVDGKPGLEAAKAKLAQ; from the coding sequence ATGAAAGGTTCACCATCGTTGTTGTTGGCCGCCATGTTGAGTCTGCCGATGCTGGCCCAGGCCGCCGAACCGGCCCAGTGCCAGACCGTGAATTTCTCCGACGTCGGCTGGACCGACATTACCGTCACCACCGCGGTGACCAGCGCCGTGTTGCAGTCGCTGGGCTACAAGACCAACACCACCATGATTTCCGTCCCCGTGACCTACAAGTCCCTGGCCGACGGCAAGAACATGGACGTATTCCTCGGCAACTGGATGCCGACCATGGAAAACGACATCAAGCCATACCGCGACGCCGGCACCGTGGAAACCGTGCGCGCCAACCTGGAAAACGCCAAATACACCCTGGCCGTACCGCAGGAGCTGTACGACAAGGGCCTGCATGACTTCGCCGACATCGCCAAATTCAAGAAGGAACTGGACGGCAAGATCTACGGCATCGAGCCGGGCAACGACGGCAACCGTCTGATCCAGAGCATGATCGACAAGAACGCCTTTGGCCTGAAGGATGCAGGCTTCAAGGTGGTGGAATCCAGTGAGGCCGGAATGCTGAGCCAGGTGGACCGTGCGCAGCGGCGCAATACCGCCGTGGTGTTCCTGGGCTGGGAACCGCACCCCATGAACACCCGCTTCAAGATCAAGTACCTGACCGGGGGTGACGACTACTTCGGCCCCAACTTCGGCCAGGCGACCATCTACACCAACGTGCGCAAGGGCTACACCCAGGAGTGCAGCAACGTCGGCCAGTTGCTGAAGAACCTGTCGTTCACCCTGCCCATGGAAAGCTCGCTGATGGGTAATGTGCTGGACGACAAGATGAAGCCGGACGCCGCCGCCAAGGCCTGGCTGAAGAAAAACCCGCAGGTACTGGAAACCTGGCTCGCGGGCGTGACCACCGTGGACGGCAAACCGGGCCTGGAGGCCGCCAAAGCCAAACTGGCGCAGTAA